A portion of the Marinobacter alexandrii genome contains these proteins:
- a CDS encoding RNA polymerase sigma factor, whose product MKESEQRKIFDEWLEGYRALLFKIIKAYASNEADQNDLFQDVCLQMYRSIPSFKGKSAVSTWLYRIALNTAIKWSTKEKKHIAGHQEVEKMTNILVVKDEPKDERIAWLYNEIKQFNEIDRSLTLLLLDGYSYKEMAEIMGISESNIGVKIHRIKKQLVNNSKQYEYDGV is encoded by the coding sequence ATGAAAGAAAGCGAACAGCGAAAAATTTTTGACGAATGGCTTGAAGGATATCGAGCGTTACTGTTTAAGATCATCAAGGCATATGCATCTAATGAAGCAGACCAGAATGATCTTTTCCAGGATGTCTGTCTACAGATGTATCGTTCCATTCCCAGTTTCAAAGGTAAGTCTGCCGTTTCTACCTGGCTCTACAGAATAGCATTAAATACTGCAATCAAATGGAGCACCAAGGAAAAGAAACATATTGCAGGCCATCAAGAGGTGGAGAAAATGACCAATATACTAGTGGTTAAAGATGAACCAAAGGATGAACGGATAGCTTGGCTATACAATGAAATCAAGCAATTCAACGAAATTGATCGATCGCTCACGTTACTTCTACTCGATGGGTATAGCTACAAAGAGATGGCCGAAATAATGGGTATCTCCGAAAGCAACATCGGGGTGAAGATTCACCGAATCAAAAAGCAATTAGTAAACAACTCTAAACAATACGAATATGATGGAGTTTGA
- the sppA gene encoding signal peptide peptidase SppA produces MAFLRNLLATLLGLFIFTILGFFMLVGVVASASADEAPSVKTNSVLYFPMSGILEDKAVEDPFLTAFSDAPPAQSLLDIISAIKKAKTDDRIKGIYIEPMYMAGSYAGLQEIRDVLLDFKESGKFVYAYGEYISESDYYVVSVADSLFLNPTGSIEFNGMDVNITFLKGMFDKLDIEPQIFRVGDFKSYVEPYIRKDLSKENRLQYTELLGSMYGTYLENVSNSIQIPVKKLAEISDQMKISLPQDAADVGLVHKIGYEDELKSVMKKKLGLKESKDLRIMKMNKYIQATIKEGTYASNRIAVIVAEGDIVMGGDEGIVGSIFAKEIRKARENDKVKAIVMRVNSGGGSMTASDMIWRELMLTKGKKPIIASMGGAAASGGYYIAMPADTIIAQPNTITGSIGIFGMWFNFGEFLENKIGITHDVVKTGEYSDIYTVTRPLRNSERAIIQRGVNEGYEVFTQKAADARGMTQSELKKIASGRVWSGEQALDNGLIDKLGSFNDAIELAAKAAGIENDYSVSYYPKEKPFVEEFLERMNAKVQFTLFGIDADPVLKQVKQLNQLKGLQARLPGNLEVR; encoded by the coding sequence ATGGCTTTTTTACGAAATCTTCTTGCTACACTTTTGGGCCTTTTCATTTTCACGATTCTAGGCTTTTTTATGCTCGTAGGAGTTGTGGCATCCGCCTCTGCTGATGAGGCACCCTCTGTGAAGACCAATTCAGTCCTATACTTTCCCATGTCTGGGATATTGGAAGACAAAGCTGTAGAAGATCCATTTTTAACCGCTTTTTCGGATGCTCCACCAGCACAAAGTCTTTTAGATATTATTTCGGCAATAAAAAAGGCAAAGACGGATGATAGAATCAAAGGAATCTATATCGAACCGATGTATATGGCGGGTAGCTATGCCGGGTTACAAGAGATTAGAGATGTACTATTAGATTTCAAAGAGTCTGGAAAATTTGTTTATGCCTATGGAGAATATATAAGCGAATCAGATTATTACGTAGTTTCAGTGGCTGATAGCCTTTTCTTAAATCCTACAGGTTCCATTGAGTTTAATGGGATGGATGTCAATATTACCTTTTTGAAAGGCATGTTTGATAAACTGGACATAGAACCGCAAATTTTTAGAGTAGGGGATTTCAAAAGCTATGTTGAACCTTATATTCGAAAAGATCTTAGTAAGGAAAACAGGCTACAATATACCGAGCTGCTTGGTTCTATGTATGGAACCTACCTAGAAAACGTATCAAACTCTATTCAAATCCCTGTAAAAAAACTAGCTGAGATTTCAGATCAAATGAAAATATCACTACCTCAGGATGCAGCAGATGTAGGACTTGTGCATAAAATTGGATATGAGGATGAATTGAAAAGTGTCATGAAGAAGAAACTTGGCTTAAAGGAGAGTAAGGATCTGCGAATCATGAAGATGAACAAGTATATTCAAGCCACTATCAAAGAAGGGACATACGCAAGTAATAGGATTGCTGTTATCGTGGCTGAGGGAGATATTGTAATGGGTGGCGATGAAGGAATTGTAGGATCTATCTTTGCGAAAGAGATCAGGAAGGCTCGTGAAAACGATAAGGTCAAAGCAATCGTCATGAGAGTCAATTCTGGTGGAGGTAGTATGACAGCCTCAGATATGATTTGGAGGGAACTGATGCTGACGAAAGGTAAGAAACCGATCATTGCTTCTATGGGAGGAGCTGCCGCTTCCGGAGGATACTATATTGCAATGCCAGCAGATACCATCATTGCACAACCTAACACAATTACCGGATCTATAGGAATCTTCGGTATGTGGTTCAACTTTGGTGAATTTTTGGAAAATAAAATAGGCATTACGCATGATGTAGTAAAGACTGGAGAGTATTCAGACATTTATACGGTCACACGTCCATTGCGTAATTCTGAAAGGGCAATCATTCAACGTGGAGTAAACGAAGGGTATGAAGTATTTACACAAAAGGCGGCAGATGCCAGAGGTATGACACAATCGGAATTGAAAAAAATCGCAAGTGGGAGAGTTTGGAGTGGTGAGCAGGCGTTAGACAATGGTCTGATAGATAAACTTGGGAGCTTCAACGATGCGATTGAATTAGCAGCAAAAGCCGCTGGAATTGAAAACGATTACAGTGTTTCATACTACCCAAAAGAGAAGCCATTTGTAGAAGAATTTCTAGAGCGCATGAATGCGAAAGTTCAGTTTACGCTATTCGGAATAGATGCAGACCCTGTATTGAAGCAAGTGAAGCAGTTGAACCAATTGAAGGGACTGCAAGCAAGATTGCCCGGGAATTTGGAAGTAAGGTAG
- the folK gene encoding 2-amino-4-hydroxy-6-hydroxymethyldihydropteridine diphosphokinase gives MNGIYILLGSNMGNRLEYLREAEYALIEEGIQVIDESSIYETEPWGKKDQDWFLNVVLQIETVQKPSNLLKLALKVEERLGRIRKGKWGERCIDIDILYYHDIVLQSDELVIPHPGIPQRKFTLVLLAEMCPLETHPITMQTQIELLAECTDELDCRLTDYKL, from the coding sequence ATGAACGGAATTTATATCCTATTAGGCAGCAATATGGGCAATCGGCTGGAATATCTGAGAGAGGCCGAATACGCGCTCATTGAAGAAGGCATACAAGTCATAGATGAATCATCCATCTATGAAACAGAGCCATGGGGCAAAAAAGATCAAGACTGGTTTCTCAATGTCGTCTTGCAGATAGAAACAGTTCAAAAACCCTCGAACCTTCTCAAATTAGCGTTGAAGGTTGAAGAAAGACTAGGAAGAATAAGAAAGGGGAAATGGGGAGAGCGGTGTATTGATATAGATATTCTATACTACCATGATATCGTTCTGCAATCAGATGAACTAGTCATCCCTCATCCAGGTATTCCGCAAAGAAAATTTACGTTGGTATTACTTGCAGAGATGTGTCCATTAGAAACGCATCCAATAACGATGCAAACACAAATTGAATTGCTAGCAGAATGTACAGATGAACTAGATTGCAGACTTACTGATTACAAACTCTAA
- a CDS encoding sulfite exporter TauE/SafE family protein, whose protein sequence is MSVIEGTFLIAVGVFAGFINTVAGGGSLLTLPLLIFLGLPSAEANASNRVAIFVQNIFSVAGFQSKGVKIFPFAIWVALPAIVGAIIGSKIAVDINEEIFNKILAVIMLMVMGVTIFKPGAKNQAESILTPKKLWLSIIIFFFLGMYGGFIQAGIGFLIIASLTAIHGFNMAKTNAIKVFVALTYTVAALVVFYLSGKIQWEYGLVLAIGNATGGWIASRWSVGVNDKLIRKILLVTVIALSIKLWFF, encoded by the coding sequence ATGAGCGTCATAGAAGGCACTTTTTTAATAGCTGTAGGAGTTTTTGCAGGTTTCATAAATACGGTGGCTGGAGGTGGTTCCTTACTTACTTTACCTCTTTTGATTTTTCTGGGACTTCCATCTGCTGAGGCAAACGCTTCGAATAGAGTGGCGATCTTCGTTCAGAATATTTTCTCTGTAGCTGGCTTCCAGAGTAAGGGGGTAAAAATATTTCCTTTTGCTATTTGGGTTGCTCTTCCAGCAATTGTAGGAGCAATCATTGGTTCAAAAATAGCAGTAGATATCAACGAAGAAATATTCAACAAAATACTCGCCGTAATCATGCTGATGGTTATGGGAGTTACGATCTTTAAGCCAGGAGCGAAGAATCAAGCAGAATCCATTCTGACGCCCAAAAAATTATGGCTTAGCATCATTATATTCTTCTTCCTGGGCATGTATGGAGGCTTTATTCAGGCAGGTATAGGCTTCCTTATAATTGCAAGTCTGACAGCTATTCATGGGTTTAACATGGCAAAAACAAATGCGATAAAAGTATTTGTAGCCCTCACATATACAGTAGCTGCTTTGGTCGTTTTCTACCTCAGTGGAAAAATACAATGGGAATATGGACTGGTATTAGCTATCGGGAATGCAACTGGAGGATGGATTGCAAGTCGCTGGTCTGTTGGAGTAAATGATAAACTGATTAGGAAGATATTGCTAGTAACTGTAATAGCTCTTTCAATTAAATTGTGGTTCTTTTAA
- a CDS encoding oligosaccharide flippase family protein — protein sequence MGVVIKQSFWGTLMTYVGVAIGYLNTLYVRAEYFELDQIGLFTLITANAMIISSFASFGMSSSFLKYFSTFSERDRASFFSFLLLVAIIGNILVFGICYALQDLIVERYIDSAPAYIEYLFVTAIVIFANSMFELFMNYSRTIMNVVFPVFLREIFLRAGSLLMVLGYSLTWWSFDGAIFGLGIIYTAAFILLSFQLVVIHNLRFIFNFSIISKTVKSNLVKYGTYSMLLAGSFALINNISNDQLTTIVGTSAAGIFNTCFFIAVVVELPRRNMANLIAPILSTEMEKGAIKEVSSLYKRSSITMSVLGSLLFIGITTNLSDLFAYIPQGESFQTGFWVVISVCLAKLFIMLSSFSGEIINFSNFYKFNLLFQVLTAFLLVVLNYLLIPIYGLNGAAISYLSAILFHIILKGTFVWRKFKIHPFVSTHFKLFLIACSVGIVAFLFTTNLHPILSIAIRSISTSILFIALIYQFKISVDINNLIRSTFERVKKIKHFR from the coding sequence GTGGGTGTAGTTATTAAGCAAAGTTTCTGGGGGACTCTTATGACCTATGTAGGAGTCGCTATAGGGTATCTAAATACCTTATATGTTAGAGCGGAATATTTTGAATTAGATCAAATAGGGCTTTTTACACTTATTACTGCCAATGCAATGATCATTTCATCATTTGCATCTTTCGGTATGAGCAGCTCCTTTCTAAAATATTTTTCTACATTTTCAGAACGTGACAGGGCTAGTTTTTTTAGTTTTTTACTCCTAGTAGCTATCATTGGAAATATACTTGTTTTCGGCATTTGTTATGCATTGCAAGATCTCATTGTAGAGCGATATATTGATTCTGCCCCGGCATATATTGAATACTTATTTGTTACCGCTATAGTAATATTTGCTAATTCAATGTTTGAGTTGTTCATGAATTACAGTCGTACCATCATGAATGTAGTTTTTCCAGTCTTCTTAAGAGAGATATTCTTAAGAGCAGGATCCCTTCTAATGGTACTAGGCTATTCACTAACTTGGTGGAGTTTTGATGGTGCAATTTTTGGGCTTGGTATTATTTACACTGCTGCATTTATCCTTCTCAGCTTTCAACTAGTTGTTATTCACAATCTTCGATTTATATTCAACTTCAGTATCATTTCTAAAACCGTCAAATCAAACCTAGTGAAATATGGGACATACTCAATGCTTTTAGCTGGTAGTTTTGCTTTGATAAATAATATTTCCAATGATCAGCTCACCACTATTGTAGGAACAAGTGCTGCAGGTATCTTCAACACTTGTTTTTTTATAGCAGTCGTAGTAGAATTACCAAGAAGAAACATGGCTAATTTGATAGCACCAATACTGTCTACTGAGATGGAGAAAGGAGCAATAAAGGAAGTCAGCTCTTTGTATAAGCGAAGTTCAATAACAATGTCGGTTCTAGGATCATTGCTGTTTATTGGGATTACCACAAATCTCTCTGACCTATTTGCTTATATACCTCAAGGGGAATCTTTTCAAACTGGGTTTTGGGTAGTAATCAGTGTTTGTTTGGCCAAATTATTCATTATGCTTTCGAGTTTTTCAGGTGAAATAATAAATTTCTCTAACTTCTATAAGTTTAATCTGTTATTCCAAGTTTTGACTGCCTTTCTTTTAGTTGTTCTTAATTACCTATTGATCCCCATTTATGGGTTAAATGGTGCAGCTATCAGCTATCTATCTGCCATATTATTTCATATTATACTCAAGGGCACCTTTGTATGGAGGAAGTTTAAAATTCACCCATTTGTAAGTACTCATTTTAAGCTCTTCTTAATTGCTTGCTCCGTGGGGATTGTAGCATTTTTATTCACAACTAATCTGCACCCGATTTTAAGCATAGCTATAAGATCAATTTCAACGAGTATACTGTTCATAGCTCTTATTTATCAATTTAAGATATCAGTAGATATCAATAACCTCATTCGATCTACCTTTGAAAGAGTGAAAAAAATTAAACACTTCCGATGA
- a CDS encoding class I SAM-dependent methyltransferase yields the protein MLLPRLKFSSKPELSLNALQREAKKQIEEKLRQGVYTFESINCPICLRDDKELIGEKDRYGLSYITNICKSCGLVYTSPRMNEDSYSQFYDGEYRKLYVGTDKPTSIFFESQTRRGKKIHDFLLKEKCISTKKLSVLEVGCGAGGILEYFRSEGHDVMGIDLGAEYINYGKEKHDLTLHTGSLHNLDLSIKPDLVIYSHVLEHILDLNEELKLIKQISHQHTIIYIEVPGVKHIHKSYRSNILRYFQNAHTFHFSLESLGNIMKKNGFELISGNQTIQSIFKVKEHSPQIINDYDKIKNYIIYIEKKRKLYLLSPSGIKENLIRVILWWLRVTHTKKIASALKRKISKG from the coding sequence ATGCTCTTACCTAGATTAAAATTCAGTTCCAAACCAGAACTATCACTTAACGCTCTCCAAAGAGAAGCTAAGAAGCAAATTGAAGAAAAATTAAGACAAGGAGTATATACGTTCGAAAGTATCAATTGTCCCATATGCCTACGTGACGATAAAGAGCTTATTGGAGAAAAAGATCGATATGGACTGTCTTACATAACTAATATTTGTAAATCATGTGGGCTAGTTTATACGAGCCCTAGGATGAATGAGGACTCATACAGCCAATTTTATGATGGTGAATACAGGAAACTTTATGTAGGAACTGATAAACCTACAAGTATTTTTTTCGAATCTCAAACCCGAAGAGGAAAAAAAATTCATGACTTTCTTTTAAAAGAAAAGTGTATCTCAACTAAAAAACTATCAGTGTTAGAAGTGGGCTGTGGTGCTGGAGGAATACTAGAATACTTCCGATCAGAAGGTCATGATGTAATGGGGATAGATTTGGGAGCTGAGTACATCAATTATGGAAAAGAAAAACATGATCTAACACTACATACAGGCTCATTACATAACTTAGATTTGTCAATAAAGCCTGATTTAGTGATCTATTCTCACGTACTAGAGCATATATTAGACTTGAATGAGGAGCTTAAATTGATAAAACAAATATCCCATCAACATACAATTATATATATTGAAGTCCCAGGAGTTAAGCATATCCACAAAAGTTATCGATCAAATATTCTTAGATACTTTCAAAATGCTCATACCTTCCATTTTTCGTTGGAATCATTGGGAAATATCATGAAAAAAAATGGTTTTGAATTGATTTCGGGAAATCAAACGATTCAATCAATCTTCAAGGTCAAGGAACATTCCCCGCAAATCATCAACGATTACGATAAGATCAAAAATTACATCATCTATATTGAAAAAAAACGTAAACTCTACCTCCTAAGTCCTAGTGGAATCAAAGAGAATTTGATACGTGTAATACTTTGGTGGCTAAGAGTTACTCATACTAAGAAAATAGCGAGTGCTTTAAAGAGAAAAATTTCTAAGGGTTAG
- a CDS encoding acylneuraminate cytidylyltransferase family protein, which produces MTSESLFVIPARAGSKGVPNKNKRLLNGKPLIAYTLEETLKVTDKKNICVSTDDLDIVEIAKEMGLEVPFIRSIDLAQDNSSSREVLLHAVDYYSTNGIDYQSVVMLQPTSPLRKSSDILRALNAFNKDVDCVVSVVETKSNPYYVLFEENKSGFLEKSKKGFFQRRQDCPPVYELNGAIYAIRIDTLREKEITLMERIVKVEMSEENSIDIDTELDFQIAEFIMRANP; this is translated from the coding sequence ATGACTAGCGAATCTTTATTTGTTATTCCAGCCAGGGCTGGATCTAAAGGCGTTCCTAATAAAAATAAACGTTTGCTCAATGGAAAGCCTTTGATTGCTTATACCCTTGAAGAGACATTGAAAGTCACTGACAAGAAAAATATTTGTGTTTCAACTGATGATCTTGATATAGTAGAAATAGCAAAGGAGATGGGCTTAGAGGTGCCATTTATAAGATCTATAGACTTAGCTCAGGACAACTCCTCAAGCAGGGAAGTCTTATTACATGCTGTTGATTACTATAGCACTAATGGAATTGATTATCAAAGTGTAGTCATGTTACAACCAACAAGCCCTTTGCGAAAATCCTCTGATATCCTAAGAGCTTTAAATGCCTTTAATAAAGATGTAGATTGTGTAGTTTCAGTGGTTGAAACTAAATCAAATCCTTATTACGTATTGTTTGAAGAAAATAAGAGTGGTTTTTTAGAAAAATCTAAGAAAGGATTCTTTCAAAGAAGACAGGATTGTCCACCTGTTTATGAGTTAAACGGGGCTATATATGCAATAAGAATTGATACTTTGAGAGAAAAGGAGATAACCCTGATGGAACGGATTGTAAAAGTAGAAATGAGTGAAGAAAACTCTATTGATATCGATACAGAATTGGACTTTCAGATAGCAGAGTTTATAATGAGAGCTAACCCTTAG
- a CDS encoding DegT/DnrJ/EryC1/StrS family aminotransferase: MSEKRKMIPIMEPDLSGNEKTYLIDAIDSGWISSKGKYVDQFEKEFAAFHEVDYALAVSNGTVALHLGLVSLGIGKGDEVIVPNLTFASSVNAIIHAGATPVLAEVDAETYNIDCNKLDQYISSKTKAIMPVHLYGNPCDMDEICTIANKHGLLIIEDNAEGLGSTYKKKIAGSFGDVSTFSFYGNKTITTGEGGAILFKNQKTFEYAKVLRDHGMSPDRRYWHEHIGFNYRLTNMQAAIGCAQLEHIQDILQKKSSIVKRYVDGLAPIGSIKFQKTEAGSLSSNWLFTPLFKNVSTNDLSQYLHKHGVETRPAFYPISTMPVYSDFKKGGYDVSESVSKSGLSLPSFPTLKNSEVDLIIAAIKKFYD, translated from the coding sequence ATGAGTGAAAAAAGAAAAATGATTCCGATCATGGAGCCTGATTTATCAGGCAATGAAAAGACTTACCTGATTGATGCAATTGATTCAGGCTGGATTTCTTCTAAGGGAAAATATGTTGACCAGTTTGAAAAAGAATTTGCGGCCTTTCATGAAGTCGATTATGCACTTGCCGTATCCAATGGGACGGTTGCCTTGCACCTAGGTTTGGTGAGCCTTGGCATTGGTAAAGGAGATGAAGTAATTGTTCCCAATCTTACTTTTGCGTCATCTGTAAATGCAATAATTCATGCTGGTGCTACACCTGTTTTGGCAGAAGTAGATGCTGAAACATACAACATTGATTGCAATAAGCTTGATCAATACATCTCTTCCAAGACAAAAGCAATCATGCCCGTTCATTTATATGGAAACCCATGTGATATGGATGAAATCTGCACTATTGCTAACAAACATGGGCTTTTAATTATCGAGGATAACGCAGAAGGACTTGGGAGTACATACAAGAAAAAAATTGCAGGCTCTTTTGGTGATGTAAGTACCTTTAGCTTTTATGGTAATAAGACTATTACCACCGGTGAAGGAGGGGCTATTTTGTTTAAAAATCAAAAGACGTTTGAATATGCCAAAGTTCTAAGAGATCATGGAATGAGTCCGGATAGGAGATATTGGCATGAACATATTGGATTTAATTATAGACTGACCAATATGCAAGCTGCAATAGGTTGTGCTCAGCTCGAACACATTCAAGATATTCTTCAGAAGAAAAGTAGCATAGTGAAAAGATATGTTGATGGGCTAGCACCCATTGGTTCAATTAAATTTCAGAAAACTGAAGCAGGTTCCTTGAGTTCAAATTGGCTATTTACTCCATTATTTAAAAATGTTTCGACCAATGACTTAAGTCAATATCTACATAAGCATGGAGTAGAAACAAGACCAGCTTTTTACCCTATTAGTACTATGCCTGTATATTCAGATTTTAAAAAGGGTGGATACGATGTGTCAGAGTCTGTTTCAAAATCTGGACTTAGTTTACCTTCTTTTCCTACTTTGAAGAACTCAGAGGTGGATTTAATCATAGCCGCAATTAAAAAATTTTATGACTAG
- a CDS encoding TIM barrel protein, whose amino-acid sequence MNIFVSSVAFKNLSIQEIDQIAIEQDFSIEFSANFDPSIELANQFRSLTIDRLPHNYFPPPETPFVLNLASQNEAILELSRNHCKQGIELASHCRLKYFSAHAGFCLDPSPESLGEKLLQPEYINRETNWDTFIDSCLMLSEEASKRDVQFLFENNVLMQTNMRTDGVNPLLCVEPWEILKVFQYVSTESLGFLLDTAHLKVSAKSLDFDMNEAVKELSHQIGYIHHSDNDGIKDSNEPLTDDYWFLKYMKGFNSIPHVLEVKNQSIGDIKNQISLLRSSI is encoded by the coding sequence ATGAATATTTTTGTAAGTAGTGTAGCATTTAAAAATCTTTCGATACAAGAAATTGATCAAATAGCTATAGAACAAGACTTTTCTATTGAATTTAGTGCCAATTTTGATCCAAGTATAGAATTGGCAAATCAATTTCGCTCACTAACAATAGATCGACTGCCTCACAACTATTTTCCTCCGCCGGAAACCCCATTTGTTCTTAATTTGGCTAGTCAGAATGAAGCTATTCTAGAGCTGTCACGCAATCATTGTAAGCAGGGAATTGAACTAGCCTCTCATTGTCGATTGAAATACTTTTCAGCACATGCAGGCTTTTGTTTGGACCCATCTCCAGAATCTTTGGGAGAAAAGCTTTTGCAGCCAGAATATATCAATAGAGAAACCAATTGGGATACTTTTATTGACTCATGTCTGATGCTATCAGAGGAGGCATCTAAAAGAGATGTTCAATTTCTTTTTGAGAATAATGTGCTGATGCAAACCAATATGAGAACAGATGGAGTGAACCCACTCTTATGTGTAGAGCCATGGGAAATATTAAAGGTCTTTCAGTATGTTTCAACTGAATCGCTAGGTTTTTTGCTTGATACTGCTCATTTGAAAGTATCTGCCAAAAGTCTGGATTTTGATATGAATGAGGCGGTTAAAGAGCTGTCTCATCAGATTGGCTACATCCATCATAGTGATAATGATGGTATCAAGGATTCAAATGAGCCTTTAACCGACGATTATTGGTTTTTGAAGTATATGAAAGGATTTAATTCGATCCCCCATGTTCTAGAGGTTAAAAACCAGTCAATAGGTGATATTAAAAATCAAATATCTTTATTGCGTTCATCTATATGA
- a CDS encoding GNAT family N-acetyltransferase: MRLNGDFSIEDASLSEVKSFLRVAGSSLSAFRYFEKRPYEVILNHLKTLVVMNNNQPVGYGHLDPEDGITWLGICVAERFRGKGIGKLIMNELIKSAKRMEVEEIQLSVDSDNNEAIQLYVRFGFRLSSVEENIRFMKLSL; this comes from the coding sequence ATGCGATTGAATGGTGATTTCAGTATTGAGGATGCATCTCTCTCAGAGGTAAAATCGTTTTTAAGAGTCGCTGGTAGCTCCCTGTCTGCATTTAGATACTTTGAAAAAAGACCCTATGAGGTGATCTTAAATCACCTTAAAACTTTAGTCGTAATGAATAACAATCAACCCGTTGGATATGGTCATTTGGATCCTGAAGATGGAATTACTTGGTTGGGTATTTGTGTTGCAGAGCGGTTTAGGGGAAAAGGTATTGGGAAACTTATAATGAATGAGCTTATTAAATCTGCAAAAAGAATGGAGGTTGAGGAGATTCAATTAAGTGTGGATAGTGATAACAATGAGGCAATCCAGCTTTATGTAAGATTCGGATTTAGGTTAAGCAGTGTTGAGGAAAATATTCGTTTTATGAAATTGTCACTATGA
- the neuB gene encoding N-acetylneuraminate synthase, producing the protein MSIDNIRIGDKLIGKGQPAFIIAEAGVNHNGDVALALNLIKEAKKAGADCVKFQTFKADRIVTQTSPKASYQLKTTDKDESQFDMLKQLELSLEDYDLILQECERQNILFLSTPYNEEDADFLNNLGVKAFKVASGQFVEYPFLKYLASFGKPLILSTGMCTEEEVIQTMEFLRGVDSEIILLQCTTNYPSLIEDSNINAMVSMGRNLNVTIGYSDHVTNNYACFSAVALGARVIEKHFTLDTSMPGPDHSSSLNPEQFKELVEGVRQVEKSLGLETKSPTEAEKKNTYGMRRSMIVNKDLRKGHTLGEDDIGFKRPMNGLSPTKYYEVIGKELACDIKTDEPITQDAIEW; encoded by the coding sequence ATGAGCATTGATAACATACGGATAGGAGATAAGCTGATTGGAAAAGGCCAACCCGCCTTCATTATTGCGGAGGCAGGAGTAAATCATAATGGAGATGTTGCACTCGCTTTGAATTTGATAAAGGAAGCGAAAAAAGCAGGAGCTGATTGTGTTAAATTCCAGACTTTCAAAGCTGATCGAATTGTGACCCAAACATCGCCAAAAGCTTCTTATCAATTGAAGACTACAGATAAAGACGAGTCACAGTTTGACATGTTGAAACAACTGGAGTTGAGCTTGGAAGATTATGATCTAATTCTTCAGGAATGTGAACGTCAAAACATTCTCTTTTTATCAACTCCTTACAATGAGGAAGATGCTGATTTCTTAAACAATCTGGGAGTGAAGGCTTTTAAAGTTGCGTCGGGACAATTTGTTGAATACCCCTTTTTGAAATATTTAGCCTCATTTGGGAAGCCCTTGATCCTTTCTACTGGAATGTGTACAGAAGAAGAAGTCATTCAGACTATGGAATTTCTCAGAGGAGTAGATTCAGAAATAATTTTGCTTCAGTGCACAACCAATTATCCTTCACTCATAGAAGATTCAAACATTAATGCGATGGTTTCCATGGGGCGTAATTTGAATGTGACAATCGGATATTCAGACCATGTAACAAATAATTATGCATGCTTCAGTGCTGTAGCTCTTGGTGCAAGGGTTATTGAAAAGCACTTCACTCTGGATACCAGTATGCCAGGCCCTGATCATAGCAGTTCGTTGAACCCTGAACAATTCAAGGAGTTAGTTGAAGGTGTCCGACAAGTAGAAAAATCTTTGGGCTTAGAAACAAAAAGTCCAACTGAGGCCGAGAAAAAAAATACGTACGGAATGCGACGAAGTATGATCGTAAATAAGGATCTCAGGAAAGGACATACCTTAGGAGAAGATGACATTGGATTTAAGCGACCAATGAACGGACTTTCCCCAACTAAGTATTACGAAGTGATCGGGAAGGAATTAGCTTGTGATATCAAAACTGACGAACCAATAACTCAAGATGCGATTGAATGGTGA